A stretch of the Halomonas sp. CH40 genome encodes the following:
- the mutY gene encoding A/G-specific adenine glycosylase, whose amino-acid sequence MTQGATKLTDTPTPRLAPDEFQRRLLTWFDQFGRHDLPWQSPRTAYRVWVSEIMLQQTQVATVIDYFERFMARFPTLQSLAEAPQDDVLHLWTGLGYYARARNLHKAAQQVAADHNAQLPVDSLEALMALPGIGRSTAGAIIAQSTGKRAVILDGNVKRSLTRLHAISGWPGKPAVERKLWALAEVYTPEERVADYTQAMMDFGATLCKRSQPACSQCPFNDVCLALAEGNVQGYPQSKPKKTLPTRQTLMLILEDAQGRIWLEQRPPSGLWGGLWSLPQFDSQDALNDWLATHVKEARPQAAQPAFVHTFSHFRLEITPQPVACQTLNGVREKGLWYDLADPPALGLAAPVKKLLAQTKAQREPFQLANLPGYA is encoded by the coding sequence ATGACGCAGGGCGCGACCAAGTTGACGGATACACCCACGCCAAGGCTTGCGCCTGACGAGTTTCAGCGCCGACTGTTGACGTGGTTTGACCAGTTTGGGCGCCACGACCTGCCCTGGCAGTCGCCGCGCACAGCGTATCGGGTCTGGGTGTCGGAGATCATGCTCCAGCAAACTCAGGTCGCCACTGTGATTGATTACTTCGAACGCTTTATGGCGCGTTTCCCGACCCTTCAGTCGCTGGCAGAAGCCCCCCAGGACGATGTACTGCACTTATGGACAGGGCTTGGCTATTACGCCCGGGCGCGCAACCTGCACAAGGCGGCGCAGCAAGTAGCGGCTGACCATAATGCCCAACTGCCGGTGGACAGCCTGGAGGCACTTATGGCATTGCCGGGGATTGGCCGTTCAACCGCGGGGGCCATTATTGCCCAGAGCACTGGCAAGCGGGCGGTGATCCTTGACGGCAATGTCAAACGCTCGCTGACCCGGCTGCATGCCATAAGTGGCTGGCCTGGAAAGCCTGCGGTGGAACGCAAGCTGTGGGCACTGGCCGAGGTTTACACCCCGGAAGAGCGTGTGGCGGATTACACCCAGGCGATGATGGATTTTGGCGCGACCCTGTGTAAGCGCAGCCAGCCCGCCTGTTCGCAGTGCCCCTTCAATGATGTCTGCCTGGCGTTGGCGGAAGGCAATGTGCAAGGCTACCCGCAATCCAAACCCAAAAAAACGCTGCCCACTCGCCAAACCCTGATGCTGATTCTGGAAGATGCCCAAGGTCGCATCTGGTTGGAGCAACGGCCCCCCAGCGGTTTATGGGGTGGGTTATGGAGCCTGCCTCAGTTCGATAGCCAGGACGCCCTGAACGACTGGCTGGCAACCCACGTCAAGGAAGCCCGGCCGCAGGCGGCACAGCCCGCTTTTGTGCATACCTTCAGCCACTTCCGCCTGGAGATCACCCCCCAGCCAGTCGCGTGCCAGACGCTCAACGGTGTGCGCGAAAAGGGTCTCTGGTATGACCTTGCCGACCCACCGGCGCTGGGGCTGGCCGCGCCGGTCAAAAAGCTGCTGGCGCAAACGAAGGCGCAGAGAGAACCCTTTCAACTGGCGAACCTGCCTGGCTACGCGTAG
- a CDS encoding AsmA family protein has protein sequence MKQLLRILLAAVGILAVVAVAAVVYVTTFLDPEDFKPRLTAVVEEQTGLNLALEGPLTWSFYPRIGMRVEKARAWLPEQDEDNDPFAAVSSAEVSVAFGLLLRGDIAVDGLTINGLRLKLERDEEGEGNWNSLLERLSEGSGKAETVLAPASAGPHADAGNLAVVLNIASVEVKEGDIHYRDAQAGQSWHVYKLNVSGSNVNPVSSFPMKAMFTVDRHDSLDAEALERTPNAQSEVNLDTRIKLALAEQQFSLENVNLTTRNRFVPEGEIQQLNLSAPLIETWLAEKRLAVEQGVLEATLRNAEHWDAGLTMALNFGLTSDWEAQTATFKKWELTGPDGLRMRGHLNVEQLLESPRYQGQVTASPFNLRAWLERIGTEMDTEFESALRDVALTSPLEGDLSQLALTSLSLVVDDTTFTGELSAAFDGTRLEFDLQGDTLDLDRYLPASVAARPASGGLLRQAYAQEPALLPQAWLSTLDIDGALQLGRFEWMGLTFEEPKMRLVGEEGLHQLQGLEAGFYSGQLSASGELDSRESDMGWSLTPQVEQVDVAALLEALGNESAPLRGQLEVDGNLTSRGNAYGELVRNLNGELTTSLANGAILDVNVSREICTLVAALEGEETSRDWADDSRFERADARLVINNGVVSSDDLLVTLPGIDLSGEGQFDLGSQRFDTRATVRLVNTADAACEVNPRLESLALPVMCEGQVSDERSEWCRFDRETFKQNLTDLLRDELENQVGEEVEQQLEGSLEQLDENLGEGTTQKLRDGLRKLFE, from the coding sequence ATGAAACAGCTACTTCGTATCTTACTTGCTGCGGTAGGGATTCTGGCCGTGGTGGCCGTGGCCGCTGTGGTTTATGTCACTACGTTTCTAGACCCGGAAGATTTCAAACCGCGGCTTACCGCCGTGGTGGAAGAACAGACCGGCCTGAACCTGGCGCTGGAGGGGCCATTAACCTGGTCTTTCTATCCGCGCATTGGCATGCGGGTCGAGAAAGCGCGTGCCTGGCTGCCAGAGCAGGATGAAGACAACGACCCTTTTGCAGCGGTCTCCAGCGCCGAAGTCAGTGTGGCGTTTGGCCTCTTGCTGCGCGGTGATATTGCTGTGGATGGTTTGACCATCAACGGCTTGCGTCTGAAACTTGAGCGTGATGAAGAAGGTGAAGGCAACTGGAATTCCCTGCTTGAGCGTCTATCCGAAGGCAGTGGAAAAGCCGAAACCGTGCTGGCGCCGGCCAGTGCCGGGCCGCATGCGGATGCCGGTAATCTCGCCGTGGTGCTCAATATTGCCAGCGTTGAAGTCAAAGAAGGTGACATTCATTATCGCGATGCTCAGGCAGGCCAATCCTGGCATGTTTACAAACTGAACGTCTCCGGCAGTAACGTCAATCCGGTGTCATCTTTCCCCATGAAGGCCATGTTTACCGTTGACCGTCACGACAGCCTGGATGCCGAGGCATTGGAGCGTACGCCCAATGCACAAAGTGAAGTTAACCTGGATACGCGCATCAAGCTGGCATTGGCAGAGCAGCAATTCAGCCTGGAAAACGTCAACCTCACCACCCGCAACCGCTTCGTGCCTGAAGGAGAAATCCAGCAGCTGAACCTGTCTGCGCCATTAATTGAAACTTGGCTGGCAGAGAAACGTCTGGCTGTTGAGCAAGGCGTGTTAGAAGCAACGCTGCGCAATGCCGAACATTGGGATGCTGGGCTTACCATGGCACTGAACTTTGGCCTCACCAGTGACTGGGAAGCGCAAACGGCGACTTTCAAGAAGTGGGAGCTAACCGGCCCGGATGGCCTGCGGATGCGTGGTCATCTCAATGTTGAACAACTGCTGGAAAGCCCCCGATATCAAGGTCAGGTGACGGCCTCGCCCTTCAACCTGCGGGCCTGGCTTGAACGCATCGGCACTGAAATGGATACCGAATTTGAAAGCGCGCTGCGTGACGTCGCATTGACCAGTCCTCTGGAAGGTGATCTGTCGCAGCTGGCGTTGACCAGCCTGTCGCTGGTCGTTGATGACACCACCTTCACCGGGGAGCTTTCCGCTGCCTTTGACGGTACCCGGCTGGAGTTTGATCTACAGGGCGATACGCTTGACCTTGACCGCTATCTACCGGCCTCTGTCGCTGCTCGGCCCGCAAGCGGTGGTCTGCTACGTCAGGCGTACGCACAAGAGCCAGCACTGCTGCCCCAGGCGTGGCTCAGTACCCTGGATATCGACGGTGCCTTACAGCTAGGCCGCTTTGAATGGATGGGCCTCACCTTTGAAGAACCGAAGATGCGCCTGGTAGGTGAAGAGGGCCTTCACCAGCTTCAAGGCCTGGAGGCAGGCTTCTATAGTGGGCAGCTGAGTGCCAGCGGTGAGCTGGACAGCCGCGAGTCTGATATGGGCTGGTCATTGACGCCGCAGGTGGAACAGGTGGATGTGGCGGCACTGCTGGAAGCATTGGGTAATGAAAGCGCACCCTTGCGCGGCCAGTTGGAAGTGGATGGCAACCTCACTAGCCGTGGCAATGCCTACGGCGAACTGGTTCGCAACCTGAACGGCGAGCTGACTACTTCACTGGCCAATGGCGCGATTCTGGATGTCAATGTATCACGTGAAATCTGCACCCTGGTGGCCGCTCTTGAGGGGGAGGAGACCAGCCGCGACTGGGCGGATGATTCACGCTTTGAACGGGCAGATGCCCGTTTGGTGATTAACAATGGCGTAGTGTCCAGCGATGACCTGCTGGTTACCCTGCCGGGCATTGATCTAAGTGGTGAAGGGCAGTTCGATCTGGGTTCCCAGCGTTTTGATACCCGTGCTACCGTGCGCCTGGTGAATACCGCCGATGCCGCCTGTGAAGTGAATCCTCGTCTTGAATCCCTGGCATTACCGGTGATGTGTGAAGGCCAGGTGAGCGATGAGCGCAGCGAATGGTGCCGCTTTGACCGTGAGACCTTCAAACAGAATCTGACGGACTTGCTACGCGATGAGCTGGAAAATCAGGTAGGTGAAGAAGTAGAGCAGCAGCTGGAAGGCTCTCTTGAGCAGCTCGATGAAAACCTGGGGGAAGGCACGACCCAGAAGCTGCGTGATGGCTTACGCAAACTGTTTGAATGA
- a CDS encoding acetyl-CoA sensor PanZ family protein produces MPVTLQIVDQAKWEADSQTQLDLVRIYHDAPQERMPAETVESFIDQHLNAQHCFGCAHFNDRLLGAVAMVKGPDGAWWLSDLCVRKTTRRRGVGSRLMALLAEWSMRQNSILRIETTTLPMADRMLVSKLGYRQVDASAKAPGVPAGIDYVELSLASSRQ; encoded by the coding sequence ATGCCGGTGACACTACAGATCGTTGATCAAGCCAAATGGGAAGCCGATTCTCAGACCCAATTGGACTTGGTGCGCATCTATCATGACGCACCGCAGGAAAGGATGCCTGCTGAAACGGTTGAATCCTTTATTGATCAACACCTGAACGCGCAACACTGCTTTGGCTGCGCGCACTTCAATGACCGCCTGCTGGGAGCGGTGGCCATGGTAAAAGGGCCGGACGGTGCCTGGTGGCTTTCGGATCTGTGCGTTCGCAAGACAACGCGTCGGCGCGGGGTCGGCTCACGACTGATGGCACTATTGGCTGAGTGGTCAATGCGCCAGAATAGCATTTTACGCATTGAAACAACCACATTACCGATGGCTGACCGCATGCTGGTTTCCAAGCTGGGTTATCGGCAGGTGGATGCCTCGGCCAAGGCGCCTGGAGTGCCCGCTGGCATCGATTATGTCGAGCTTTCCCTGGCATCATCCCGTCAATAG
- the hisB gene encoding imidazoleglycerol-phosphate dehydratase HisB, with product MSARTATVSRDTKETQIKVTINLDGEGQLNCETGIPFLDHMLDQVARHGMIDMEINAKGDLHIDDHHTMEDLGITLGQAFHEAIGDKRGIYRYGHAYVPLDEALSRVVVDFSGRPGLYMNADFTRDTIGRLDTQLFSEFFQGFVNHARVTLHIDNLKGFNAHHQAETIFKAFGRALRMAVSEDPRMAGQMPSTKGCL from the coding sequence ATGTCAGCGCGTACTGCCACGGTCAGCCGTGACACCAAGGAAACCCAGATCAAGGTCACCATCAATCTGGATGGCGAAGGGCAACTGAACTGTGAAACCGGCATCCCGTTTCTAGACCATATGCTGGATCAGGTCGCCCGTCACGGTATGATCGACATGGAGATCAATGCCAAGGGCGACCTGCACATTGATGACCACCATACAATGGAAGATCTTGGCATTACCCTGGGCCAGGCCTTCCATGAGGCGATTGGCGACAAGCGTGGCATTTACCGTTACGGCCATGCCTATGTACCGCTGGATGAGGCCCTTTCACGGGTAGTGGTCGATTTCTCCGGCCGCCCTGGGCTTTATATGAATGCCGATTTCACCCGGGATACGATTGGCCGATTGGACACTCAGCTGTTCTCAGAGTTCTTCCAGGGGTTTGTCAATCACGCCCGCGTGACCCTGCACATCGATAATCTCAAAGGGTTTAACGCCCATCATCAGGCAGAAACCATTTTCAAGGCCTTTGGCCGCGCCCTGCGGATGGCCGTGTCCGAAGATCCGCGTATGGCGGGTCAGATGCCGTCCACCAAAGGGTGTTTATAA
- the hisH gene encoding imidazole glycerol phosphate synthase subunit HisH, with protein sequence MTIAVIDYGMGNLHSVAKALEHVTHENVVITRDPRRILGATRLVLPGQGAIRDCVGELERTELRGLVEDILTRQAKPLLGICVGQQMLLEHSEENGGIGCLGVFKGNVRRFPANMRDDHDQRLKVPHMGWNLVEQHHEHPLWAGIDNQEHFYFVHSFYVDASNDAEVFGTTQYGKATAHVAIGRESTFAVQFHPEKSSRAGLRLLENFVTWTP encoded by the coding sequence ATGACAATTGCCGTCATCGATTACGGGATGGGCAACCTGCACTCCGTGGCCAAGGCGCTGGAGCACGTCACCCATGAAAACGTCGTGATCACCCGTGATCCCCGGCGCATTCTCGGCGCCACCCGCCTGGTACTGCCAGGGCAAGGCGCCATTCGTGATTGTGTGGGTGAGCTTGAACGCACCGAACTGCGCGGGCTGGTGGAAGATATCCTGACGCGCCAGGCCAAGCCGCTGCTGGGCATCTGCGTTGGCCAGCAGATGCTGCTGGAGCACAGCGAAGAGAATGGCGGCATTGGCTGCCTGGGCGTTTTCAAAGGCAACGTGCGCCGCTTTCCGGCCAATATGCGCGATGATCACGATCAGCGCCTGAAAGTGCCCCACATGGGCTGGAACCTGGTTGAGCAGCATCATGAACATCCACTGTGGGCGGGTATCGACAATCAGGAACACTTCTATTTCGTCCACAGCTTCTATGTAGACGCCAGCAACGACGCCGAAGTGTTTGGCACCACTCAATACGGCAAGGCGACGGCTCACGTGGCGATTGGCCGTGAATCGACCTTTGCGGTGCAGTTCCACCCGGAAAAAAGCTCCCGTGCAGGCCTGCGCCTGCTGGAAAATTTTGTTACCTGGACACCCTGA
- the hisA gene encoding 1-(5-phosphoribosyl)-5-[(5-phosphoribosylamino)methylideneamino]imidazole-4-carboxamide isomerase, with protein MLVIPAIDLKDGQCVRLKQGRMDDATSYGDDPVAMAARWVKAGARRLHLVDLNGAFEGKPVNGEAVTAIARAYPDLPIQIGGGIRSAETIEHYLAAGVSYVIIGTKAVKEPDFVGEMCHAFPGHVIVGLDAKDGYVATDGWAEVSTLKATELAKRFANDGVSSIVYTDIARDGMMQGVNVEATAVLAREGGLPVIASGGVTNLDDIKALCEVADSGILGAITGRAIYEGRLDVSEAQQLSDQLTGGQA; from the coding sequence ATGTTAGTTATTCCCGCTATCGACCTGAAAGATGGCCAGTGTGTACGCCTCAAGCAAGGCCGCATGGACGACGCCACCTCCTACGGCGATGACCCGGTCGCCATGGCCGCCCGCTGGGTGAAAGCCGGCGCCCGTCGCCTGCACCTGGTCGACCTTAACGGTGCCTTTGAAGGCAAGCCGGTCAACGGTGAGGCAGTGACGGCCATCGCCCGCGCCTACCCGGACCTGCCTATTCAGATTGGCGGCGGCATCCGCAGTGCAGAGACCATCGAACACTACCTGGCCGCTGGAGTTTCCTACGTCATCATTGGCACCAAGGCCGTCAAGGAGCCCGATTTTGTGGGTGAGATGTGCCACGCCTTCCCCGGCCATGTGATTGTTGGCCTGGATGCCAAGGATGGCTATGTCGCCACTGACGGCTGGGCGGAAGTCTCCACCCTGAAGGCCACCGAGCTTGCCAAACGCTTTGCCAATGACGGCGTCTCATCAATTGTCTACACCGATATCGCCCGGGACGGCATGATGCAGGGGGTTAACGTCGAAGCCACCGCCGTCCTTGCCCGAGAGGGCGGCCTGCCGGTGATTGCCTCCGGCGGCGTTACCAACCTGGATGACATCAAGGCACTCTGCGAGGTGGCTGACAGCGGCATTCTGGGGGCCATTACCGGCCGCGCCATCTATGAAGGCAGACTGGACGTCAGCGAAGCCCAGCAATTGAGCGATCAGCTGACAGGAGGCCAGGCATGA
- the hisF gene encoding imidazole glycerol phosphate synthase subunit HisF, producing the protein MSLAKRIIPCLDVDGGRVVKGVNFIGIRDAGDPVEIAQRYNQQGADEITFLDITASHEDRDTTVEMVERIAGEVFIPLTVGGGIRSCDDIRTMLNAGADKVSINTAAVTNPEFVREAAERFGSQCIVVAIDAKQVSKEGETPRWEIFTHGGRRPTGLDAVEWAKKMVEYGAGELLLTSMDRDGTKSGFDLGVTHAIAEAVSVPVIASGGVGNLDHLVDGVIKGGADAVLAASIFHFGEYTIPEAKRYMAERGIEMRL; encoded by the coding sequence ATGAGTCTTGCCAAGCGTATTATCCCCTGCCTGGACGTCGATGGCGGGCGCGTAGTCAAGGGCGTCAACTTTATTGGCATCCGCGATGCCGGTGACCCGGTAGAGATTGCCCAGCGCTACAACCAGCAGGGTGCCGATGAAATCACCTTTTTGGATATCACCGCCAGCCACGAGGACCGCGACACCACGGTCGAGATGGTCGAGCGTATTGCCGGCGAGGTGTTTATTCCGCTGACCGTTGGCGGCGGCATTCGTAGCTGCGACGATATTCGCACCATGCTCAATGCCGGAGCCGACAAGGTTTCCATCAACACCGCTGCCGTGACCAACCCGGAATTTGTGCGTGAAGCGGCGGAACGCTTTGGCAGCCAGTGCATCGTGGTCGCGATTGACGCCAAACAGGTCTCCAAGGAAGGCGAAACGCCGCGCTGGGAGATCTTCACCCATGGTGGACGCCGCCCTACCGGTCTGGATGCCGTCGAATGGGCCAAAAAGATGGTGGAATACGGCGCTGGCGAGCTGCTGCTGACCAGCATGGATCGCGATGGCACCAAGAGCGGCTTTGACCTGGGCGTGACCCATGCCATTGCCGAAGCGGTCAGCGTTCCGGTGATTGCCTCAGGCGGCGTAGGCAACCTGGATCATCTGGTCGATGGCGTTATCAAGGGCGGCGCGGATGCGGTACTGGCCGCCAGCATCTTCCACTTTGGCGAATACACCATTCCTGAAGCCAAGCGCTATATGGCAGAACGCGGCATTGAAATGCGTCTGTGA
- a CDS encoding YjaG family protein translates to MASKSPGFYQQLQQLPLFAQQAFMAALCERLMPNYALYTQTTGQGDLHTLRTVLNLVWEQLSVRGASIDFARQAEKLAECEPPEGDESFGARRALDTVVSVSSILDTLQGEAPEAVLDVSRTSRAGVRAFIELTEGEEDAQKLALLIRDHPLTEDENNFQDAVLEAASQPLDAGALKALRQLGRNEGISNLGLSLEE, encoded by the coding sequence ATGGCTTCCAAATCCCCCGGTTTTTACCAGCAACTCCAGCAGCTGCCCTTATTTGCACAGCAGGCCTTTATGGCTGCACTGTGCGAACGGCTGATGCCGAACTATGCGCTGTATACGCAAACCACTGGGCAGGGCGATCTACACACCTTGCGCACGGTGCTTAACCTGGTCTGGGAGCAATTGAGCGTACGCGGCGCCTCGATTGACTTTGCCCGTCAGGCGGAAAAACTCGCTGAGTGTGAGCCGCCAGAAGGCGATGAAAGCTTTGGTGCCCGCCGGGCGCTGGATACGGTTGTCTCGGTGTCCTCGATTCTGGATACCCTGCAGGGGGAAGCGCCGGAAGCCGTGCTGGATGTCAGCCGCACCTCGCGGGCGGGCGTGCGCGCCTTTATTGAGCTGACCGAAGGTGAGGAGGACGCCCAGAAGCTGGCGCTGTTGATCCGCGACCATCCCCTGACGGAAGATGAAAACAACTTCCAGGATGCAGTGCTTGAAGCCGCCTCACAGCCGCTGGATGCCGGGGCGCTGAAGGCTCTGCGCCAGCTTGGGCGCAACGAAGGTATCAGTAATCTGGGGCTGTCACTGGAGGAGTGA
- a CDS encoding type 1 glutamine amidotransferase yields the protein MHIHLLQHGPAHCPARITDWLTSMGHSFTVFHLYDGELAPRPSDCDALIVLDGPETLLNEPPAWYKAEDKLIQRLVDSQKPLLGIGLGAHYIALVLGAISAPGTYPETGWHKITLADDSPFDLPEHFDAFMWHRQVFSLPDYALPLGGSPAAPLQGFAWDAGRVVGLLCHLEVTQSSAASLMGYPPTPPGRNDYMQDDEEIFATPKRFTHLAPLLDRVLTQWLRSASPA from the coding sequence ATGCATATTCATCTGCTACAGCACGGCCCGGCGCATTGCCCCGCACGAATTACCGACTGGTTGACCAGTATGGGGCACAGCTTTACGGTCTTTCATCTGTATGACGGAGAGCTGGCGCCCCGCCCAAGTGACTGCGATGCGCTGATCGTACTTGATGGGCCAGAAACTCTGCTTAACGAGCCCCCTGCCTGGTACAAGGCAGAAGACAAACTGATCCAGCGTCTGGTCGATAGCCAGAAGCCCCTGCTGGGCATTGGCCTTGGCGCCCATTATATAGCCCTTGTGCTAGGGGCTATCAGCGCGCCGGGCACCTACCCGGAAACCGGCTGGCATAAGATCACGCTGGCCGACGACAGCCCTTTTGACCTGCCCGAGCATTTTGATGCCTTTATGTGGCATCGCCAGGTGTTCAGCCTGCCGGATTATGCCCTGCCGCTGGGCGGAAGCCCGGCAGCACCACTGCAGGGCTTCGCCTGGGATGCTGGCCGAGTGGTGGGGCTGTTATGCCATCTGGAGGTCACTCAATCCAGCGCGGCCAGCCTGATGGGATACCCGCCAACGCCGCCGGGACGCAACGACTACATGCAGGACGACGAGGAGATTTTTGCCACGCCCAAGCGTTTCACCCATCTGGCGCCCTTGCTTGACCGGGTGCTGACCCAGTGGCTACGCAGCGCCTCACCGGCCTAG
- the mnmH gene encoding tRNA 2-selenouridine(34) synthase MnmH — protein MPTILPTLEADTALISDERPLIDVRAPVEFAQGALPGAVNLPLMNDDERHQVGIAYKEEGQAAAIALGETLVSGAVKAARVDAWRSYVEQHPEAVLYCFRGGLRSQIAQQWLAEAGVLRPRVAGGWKALRHHLTARVESAAQQPMVIISGLTGCAKTVLINQLEESVDLEAMARHKGSAFGRSPEPPPAQIDFEHALAKRLLGLPGPLVIEDESRQIGSVNVPLTFWQAMEKAPRIRVEMPLDWRLAQLIQDYIIDLEQAYTQLVGAEEGWQRMQQQLGNALVRLKKRLGDARLKRLQRMQALAFAAHEQGDRQAHEAWLAPLLTEYYDPLYRYHLQRQQEAGALEYHVGDWESCLAATRQWLTEQQTLGR, from the coding sequence TTGCCGACCATCTTGCCAACGCTAGAGGCGGATACCGCGCTGATCAGTGACGAGCGCCCGCTGATTGATGTACGCGCGCCGGTGGAGTTTGCCCAGGGTGCCTTGCCCGGGGCGGTCAATCTGCCCCTGATGAATGATGACGAGCGCCATCAGGTGGGTATCGCCTATAAGGAAGAGGGCCAGGCGGCGGCAATTGCGCTGGGCGAAACGCTGGTCAGCGGGGCAGTCAAGGCCGCGCGGGTTGATGCCTGGCGCAGCTACGTGGAACAGCATCCTGAGGCAGTACTCTACTGCTTTCGCGGTGGGCTACGTTCGCAGATTGCCCAGCAGTGGCTGGCTGAGGCCGGGGTGCTGCGCCCGCGTGTTGCCGGTGGCTGGAAAGCGCTGCGCCACCACTTGACCGCCCGTGTGGAGAGCGCTGCCCAGCAGCCCATGGTGATCATCAGCGGGTTAACCGGCTGCGCCAAAACCGTGCTGATCAACCAGTTGGAAGAAAGCGTGGATCTGGAAGCCATGGCCCGTCACAAGGGCTCTGCCTTTGGCCGCTCGCCTGAGCCACCGCCCGCGCAGATAGATTTTGAACATGCCCTGGCCAAGCGCCTGCTTGGCCTGCCAGGGCCTTTGGTCATTGAAGATGAATCGCGCCAGATTGGCAGCGTTAACGTGCCGCTGACTTTCTGGCAGGCCATGGAAAAGGCGCCGCGCATTCGCGTTGAAATGCCCCTGGACTGGCGCCTTGCCCAGTTGATTCAGGATTACATTATTGACCTGGAACAGGCCTATACCCAGCTTGTGGGGGCAGAAGAGGGCTGGCAGCGCATGCAGCAGCAGCTGGGTAATGCGCTGGTGCGCCTGAAAAAACGCCTGGGAGACGCGCGCCTCAAGCGCTTGCAGCGCATGCAGGCACTGGCCTTTGCCGCCCACGAGCAGGGCGACCGCCAGGCCCATGAAGCCTGGCTGGCGCCGCTGTTGACCGAATACTATGACCCCCTGTACCGCTACCATCTACAGCGCCAGCAGGAAGCTGGCGCCCTGGAATACCATGTAGGTGATTGGGAAAGCTGTCTGGCGGCTACCCGGCAATGGCTGACAGAGCAACAGACCCTAGGCCGGTGA
- the selD gene encoding selenide, water dikinase SelD, which produces MHNIRLTQYSHGAGCGCKIAPDVLDSILAKAGPPAGGERLIVGNQGREDAAVYDLGDGRGMIATTDFFMPIVDDPFDFGRIAATNAISDVFAMGGTPVMALGILGWPLDKLSAEVAGDVLAGAQAVCRQLGVALAGGHSIDAPEPIFGLAVNGLVALDQLKLNSGAKPGDLLYLTKPIGVGMLTTAEKRGLVEQGHEGLARETMLASNRIGVDLAKVSGVHAMTDVTGFGLAGHLAELCGASQVRAKIDFRKLPRLGEAEGYRRQGAIPGGTLRNRQALGDALPAMDESHWQWLCDPQTSGGLLVAVDPAWQDDVERIGRQHGLALKAFGSLSAQDGPALIEVIG; this is translated from the coding sequence ATGCATAACATTCGCTTGACGCAATACAGCCACGGGGCTGGCTGTGGCTGCAAGATCGCCCCTGATGTGCTGGATAGTATCCTCGCCAAGGCCGGGCCGCCTGCAGGCGGTGAACGTCTGATTGTGGGTAATCAGGGGCGTGAGGATGCCGCCGTCTATGATCTGGGCGATGGTCGCGGCATGATTGCCACCACTGATTTTTTCATGCCGATTGTTGATGACCCTTTTGATTTTGGCCGCATCGCGGCAACCAATGCGATCAGCGATGTGTTTGCCATGGGCGGCACGCCCGTGATGGCGCTGGGTATTCTCGGCTGGCCGCTGGATAAACTCTCGGCGGAGGTCGCCGGAGATGTGCTGGCAGGCGCTCAGGCGGTATGCCGCCAGCTGGGCGTGGCCCTGGCGGGTGGCCATTCGATTGATGCGCCAGAGCCTATTTTCGGCCTGGCAGTCAATGGCCTGGTGGCGCTGGATCAGCTCAAGCTCAACAGCGGCGCCAAGCCGGGAGATCTCCTTTACCTGACCAAGCCGATTGGTGTCGGCATGCTGACCACTGCCGAGAAGCGCGGCCTGGTGGAACAGGGCCATGAGGGCCTGGCGCGGGAAACCATGCTGGCTTCCAACCGCATCGGCGTTGATCTGGCCAAGGTGAGCGGTGTACATGCCATGACCGACGTGACCGGCTTTGGCCTGGCAGGCCACTTGGCCGAGCTGTGCGGTGCCAGTCAGGTGAGGGCGAAGATTGATTTTCGCAAGCTGCCACGTCTTGGCGAAGCAGAAGGCTATCGCCGTCAGGGGGCGATACCCGGTGGCACCCTGCGCAATCGTCAGGCGCTGGGCGATGCCTTGCCTGCCATGGATGAATCCCACTGGCAGTGGCTGTGCGACCCGCAGACCTCGGGAGGCTTGCTGGTGGCCGTTGACCCGGCCTGGCAGGATGACGTGGAGCGTATCGGCCGCCAGCATGGCCTGGCGTTAAAAGCGTTCGGTAGCCTGTCTGCCCAGGACGGGCCAGCGTTAATCGAGGTGATTGGGTGA